A portion of the Oxynema aestuarii AP17 genome contains these proteins:
- a CDS encoding septal ring lytic transglycosylase RlpA family protein, producing MSFLVSLGIASCLSCVFSSSGELLTSPNPLGNPLKGDVFSAIARPVDRRRERHNRLQLKKRKRRQLIRRTGDRVKLLAQQRSRSLFQGNSQGLGVRQTSAKPQANPSSDRGICSFSTADSRAGRDRANPWYEGKPSRSRTTIEPMSRSPLVQHVFERLIDPHRGWIEPVWSPRRPVEAIVVSADEVEIEDMVVIWGDRPNALQTVSWIPEVRKPGARPSRPSSVKTPFQVWVNGYLIAKFPDRLRAEMFAQRIEELIDVPEDAAKLEPTLVRGLPAARIGDLYLFAIDPDLASHFKRHRDLVAIEWIDNLRLALGAPRLSISQAQAQMYGLVETSQKLRGTASWYGPYFHGRLTATGEIFDQNELTAAHKTLPFDTYLKVKNLQTGSEVIVRINDRGPYIPPRSLDLALGAARSIGSEEAGVVPYEATIMKPGQKVVALSGD from the coding sequence ATGTCATTTTTGGTATCCCTCGGAATTGCCTCTTGTTTGAGTTGTGTATTTTCTTCTAGTGGAGAATTATTGACTTCTCCGAATCCACTGGGCAACCCCCTAAAGGGTGATGTTTTTTCCGCGATCGCTCGTCCGGTAGACAGACGCAGAGAACGACATAATCGCTTGCAATTGAAAAAACGAAAGAGACGCCAATTGATTCGCCGAACGGGCGATCGCGTCAAATTGTTGGCCCAACAGCGATCGCGTTCCTTATTTCAAGGCAATTCCCAGGGGCTTGGGGTTCGCCAAACGAGCGCCAAACCTCAAGCCAACCCCAGTTCCGATCGCGGCATATGTAGCTTTTCGACGGCGGACTCGCGGGCGGGTCGCGATCGCGCCAATCCCTGGTACGAAGGGAAACCGAGCCGATCGCGAACGACGATCGAACCGATGAGTCGATCGCCGTTAGTACAGCACGTGTTCGAGCGGCTGATCGACCCCCATCGCGGCTGGATCGAACCCGTCTGGTCTCCCCGCCGTCCCGTCGAGGCGATCGTCGTCAGTGCGGATGAAGTCGAAATCGAGGACATGGTGGTCATTTGGGGCGATCGCCCCAATGCCTTACAAACCGTATCTTGGATCCCGGAAGTTCGCAAACCCGGTGCCCGACCGTCGCGCCCCTCCTCGGTCAAAACCCCCTTTCAGGTGTGGGTCAACGGCTATTTAATTGCTAAATTCCCCGATCGCCTGCGCGCCGAAATGTTTGCCCAACGCATCGAAGAGCTGATCGACGTCCCCGAAGATGCGGCTAAACTCGAACCGACCCTCGTGCGGGGTTTACCCGCCGCCCGGATTGGCGATCTCTATTTATTCGCGATCGATCCCGATTTGGCGAGCCATTTCAAACGCCATCGCGATCTAGTGGCGATCGAGTGGATCGACAATCTCCGCCTCGCCCTGGGCGCCCCTCGGCTCTCTATCTCTCAAGCCCAAGCGCAGATGTACGGCTTGGTCGAAACGTCTCAAAAACTGCGTGGAACCGCCTCTTGGTACGGCCCTTATTTCCACGGACGACTGACCGCCACCGGGGAAATTTTCGATCAAAACGAACTGACCGCCGCCCACAAAACCTTACCGTTCGATACCTATTTAAAAGTCAAAAACCTGCAAACCGGATCGGAAGTGATCGTCCGCATTAACGATCGCGGCCCCTACATCCCCCCGCGAAGCCTGGATTTAGCCTTGGGCGCCGCCCGTTCGATCGGTAGCGAAGAAGCCGGAGTCGTCCCCTACGAAGCCACGATCATGAAACCGGGTCAGAAAGTGGTTGCGCTTTCCGGGGACTAA
- a CDS encoding M16 family metallopeptidase — MTQILKSFSRLCAADVARQTSPNLGGKCQFWPRLFISILACLFWWVQWPAAPALARSMPDPANAPGSIQPYLQSAIDRVSEFTLDNGLKFIVLEQHEAPVVSFLTYADVGGANEPEGNTGVAHFLEHLAFKGTPRIGTKNYQKERQLFAQLDRLNAEIKAAADTGNTENVTKLQEKFAKIQNEAAELVVQNEFGQIVQKSGGVGLNASTSADATRYFYSFPSNKLELWMSLESERFLEPVFREFYKEKQVILEERRLRTDNSPIGQTIEAFLDTAYQVHPYRRPVIGYPQDLQNMTREDVRQFFERYYVPNNLTVAIVGDVDPAQVRELAQIYFGRYPSKPAPPKVEAVEPVQTEPREVTLRLPSQPWYLEGYHRPPMNHPDRAVYELITSILSDGRTSRLYRSLVEDRQLALNAQGFNGFPGNKYPNLMLFYALTAPGHTVEEVARALHEQIERLTVEPVSEEELERVKTQARAQLLRSLDSNSGMASLLVEYEVKTGSWRNLFKEIEAFAAVTSEDVLRVARETFRPQNRTVGRLLPEEES, encoded by the coding sequence ATGACTCAAATTCTCAAATCATTTTCTAGGCTTTGCGCGGCTGACGTCGCTCGCCAAACCTCTCCAAATCTCGGGGGGAAATGTCAATTTTGGCCTCGCCTTTTCATCTCCATTCTGGCATGTCTTTTCTGGTGGGTTCAATGGCCCGCAGCCCCGGCGTTGGCGCGATCGATGCCCGACCCGGCCAATGCTCCCGGTTCGATCCAACCCTACCTCCAAAGTGCCATCGATCGCGTCAGTGAATTTACCCTAGACAACGGCCTCAAATTCATCGTTCTCGAACAACACGAAGCCCCGGTGGTCTCCTTTCTAACCTATGCCGATGTCGGCGGAGCCAACGAACCGGAAGGAAACACGGGAGTCGCCCATTTTTTAGAGCATTTGGCCTTTAAAGGAACCCCGCGAATCGGCACCAAAAACTATCAAAAAGAGCGCCAACTGTTCGCCCAACTCGATCGCCTCAACGCCGAAATTAAAGCCGCCGCCGATACGGGAAACACGGAAAACGTCACAAAACTGCAAGAAAAATTCGCAAAAATTCAAAATGAAGCCGCCGAACTCGTCGTCCAAAATGAATTCGGCCAAATCGTCCAAAAATCTGGAGGTGTCGGACTCAATGCCAGCACCTCCGCCGACGCCACCCGCTACTTTTACAGTTTCCCGTCGAACAAATTAGAACTGTGGATGTCTCTCGAATCGGAACGATTCCTCGAACCCGTATTTCGGGAATTTTATAAAGAAAAACAGGTCATTTTAGAAGAACGACGACTGCGAACCGACAACTCTCCCATCGGTCAAACTATCGAAGCCTTCTTAGACACCGCCTATCAAGTCCACCCCTACCGCCGTCCGGTGATCGGCTATCCCCAGGACTTGCAAAACATGACCCGGGAAGACGTGCGGCAATTTTTCGAGCGCTATTACGTCCCCAATAACCTGACCGTGGCGATCGTCGGCGATGTCGATCCGGCCCAAGTGCGCGAACTGGCACAAATCTACTTCGGTCGCTACCCGTCCAAACCCGCGCCGCCGAAAGTCGAAGCGGTCGAACCCGTGCAGACCGAACCGCGAGAAGTGACTTTGAGATTGCCCTCGCAACCGTGGTATCTCGAAGGCTATCACCGTCCGCCCATGAATCATCCCGATCGCGCCGTGTACGAATTAATTACCAGCATCCTCAGCGACGGACGCACCTCGCGACTGTATCGATCCCTCGTCGAAGATCGCCAACTCGCCCTCAACGCCCAAGGGTTTAACGGCTTCCCGGGGAATAAATATCCCAATTTGATGCTCTTTTATGCCTTGACCGCCCCGGGTCATACGGTGGAAGAGGTCGCCCGAGCTTTGCACGAACAAATCGAACGCCTCACCGTCGAACCCGTTTCTGAGGAAGAATTGGAACGGGTTAAAACCCAAGCCCGGGCGCAGTTACTGCGATCGCTCGATTCTAATTCAGGCATGGCCAGTTTGCTCGTCGAGTACGAAGTCAAAACCGGATCCTGGCGCAATTTATTTAAAGAAATCGAGGCATTCGCCGCCGTCACGTCCGAGGATGTTTTACGAGTCGCCCGCGAAACCTTCCGCCCCCAAAATCGCACCGTGGGCCGTCTGCTACCCGAGGAGGAATCTTAA
- a CDS encoding M16 family metallopeptidase, with protein MSKFIPPSFDWKKSLILLFVVPVAIVLLVLRPATAKEAKHYTELEFPPLPELELPDYDRYQLDNGMVVYLVGDRDLPLVRGTALIETGDRLEPESKVGLASMVGQVLRTGGTEFHTPEQLNQLLEQRAASVETEIETTAGRASFDTLSEDLEEVFALFAEILRYPAFDAQQLELAKTQRAGAIARRNDNPDDIASREFQKLIYGNDSPYARTIEYRTLDNIDRADVIEFYRQYFHPDRIILGIVGDFDTDEMRSLVTRYFGDWNPQKRRAKGDRPSLPPVSQAQTEGVYAIDRPQLTQSYIQLGHLGGQFDSPDYPALSVLNGVLNGFGGRLFNEVRSRQGLAYSVYGFWSARYDYPGYFVAGGQTRSDATVPFIEAIRTQIDRVRSEPVTPEELAYAKDSTLNSFIFNFANPSQTLSRLMRYEYYGYPSDFIFEYRRGVEATTIADVQRVAQKYLTPEQLVTLVVGNDRAIEPPLSSLGNGTEVTAIDISIPAPNS; from the coding sequence ATGTCGAAGTTCATACCCCCGTCGTTTGACTGGAAAAAAAGTCTAATTTTGTTGTTCGTGGTTCCGGTGGCGATCGTTTTGCTGGTTTTGCGACCCGCTACGGCGAAAGAGGCCAAACATTATACGGAATTGGAGTTTCCGCCGTTACCGGAGTTGGAATTACCGGATTACGATCGCTACCAACTCGATAACGGGATGGTGGTCTATTTGGTCGGCGATCGCGATTTGCCGTTAGTGCGTGGGACGGCTTTAATCGAAACGGGCGATCGCCTCGAACCGGAAAGCAAGGTCGGTTTGGCGTCGATGGTCGGTCAGGTTCTGCGGACCGGGGGCACCGAGTTTCACACCCCCGAACAGCTCAACCAACTGCTCGAACAACGGGCGGCGTCCGTAGAAACGGAAATCGAAACCACCGCCGGACGGGCGAGTTTCGATACCCTCAGCGAAGATTTAGAGGAAGTGTTCGCCTTATTTGCGGAAATCTTGCGCTATCCTGCTTTCGACGCCCAACAATTGGAACTGGCCAAAACCCAGAGGGCGGGGGCGATCGCCCGTCGCAACGACAACCCGGACGATATCGCCAGTCGGGAATTTCAAAAGTTGATTTACGGCAATGACAGCCCTTACGCCCGCACGATCGAATATCGCACCCTCGACAATATCGATCGCGCCGACGTTATCGAGTTTTATCGCCAATATTTCCACCCCGATCGCATCATCCTCGGTATTGTCGGCGATTTCGACACCGACGAGATGCGATCGCTCGTCACTCGATATTTCGGGGACTGGAACCCGCAAAAGCGCCGCGCCAAGGGCGATCGTCCCTCCCTACCCCCGGTCTCTCAAGCCCAAACTGAGGGGGTTTACGCGATCGACCGCCCCCAACTGACCCAAAGTTACATCCAACTCGGCCACCTCGGCGGTCAATTCGACAGTCCCGACTATCCGGCCCTGTCTGTCCTCAACGGCGTCCTCAACGGCTTTGGCGGACGCTTGTTTAACGAAGTGCGATCGCGCCAAGGTCTCGCCTATTCCGTATACGGTTTTTGGAGCGCCCGTTACGACTATCCCGGCTACTTTGTCGCAGGGGGTCAAACTCGTTCCGATGCGACGGTTCCGTTTATCGAAGCCATCCGCACCCAGATCGACCGCGTCCGTTCCGAACCCGTCACCCCGGAAGAACTCGCCTACGCCAAGGATTCGACTCTCAATTCGTTTATCTTTAATTTCGCCAATCCCTCCCAAACCCTCTCGCGGCTGATGCGTTACGAATATTACGGCTATCCCTCGGATTTTATCTTTGAATACCGTCGCGGGGTCGAAGCCACGACGATCGCCGACGTGCAGCGCGTCGCCCAGAAATATCTCACTCCGGAGCAACTCGTTACTTTAGTGGTGGGCAACGATCGCGCGATCGAGCCGCCGTTAAGCAGTCTCGGCAATGGAACCGAGGTCACGGCGATCGATATTTCCATTCCAGCCCCGAATAGTTGA
- a CDS encoding M28 family peptidase gives MSTSNLSELKTRLRSHLVEVARDRDPYLATGGHFYVRQYLRDRLQQWGSVETHRFRVRGQPHENLILNLPARPDAPHSLPPLLIGAHYDAVPGSPGADDNATGLAVLLELARFFAATPIRFPLRFVAFDLEESGLLGSRAYAEYLWKKREPLRLAIALEMLGYCDETPGSQSYPAFLNYFYPDRGNFIALIANLPAIGDAIALSRQIRKTDLPCEWLSVPGRGFLVPDTRRSDHAPFWDRGYRAVMVTDTANLRNPHYHQPSDTIANLNFDFLAQVCHGLTCSLQNL, from the coding sequence GTGAGTACGAGTAACTTAAGTGAGCTTAAAACCCGGTTACGATCGCACCTTGTCGAAGTCGCCCGCGATCGCGACCCCTACCTAGCCACGGGGGGTCATTTTTACGTGCGCCAATATCTGCGCGATCGTCTCCAACAGTGGGGAAGCGTCGAAACTCACCGGTTTCGCGTGCGCGGACAACCCCACGAAAATCTCATTCTCAATCTTCCCGCCCGTCCTGACGCCCCTCACTCGCTCCCACCCCTTTTAATTGGCGCTCATTACGATGCCGTGCCCGGTTCTCCCGGCGCCGACGATAACGCCACTGGACTCGCCGTTTTACTCGAACTCGCCCGGTTTTTCGCCGCCACACCGATTCGATTTCCCCTCCGTTTCGTCGCCTTTGATTTAGAAGAATCCGGACTGTTAGGCAGTCGTGCTTATGCGGAATACTTGTGGAAAAAACGCGAACCTCTACGCTTGGCGATCGCCCTAGAAATGCTCGGTTATTGCGATGAAACCCCCGGTTCCCAATCGTACCCTGCATTTTTAAACTATTTCTATCCCGATCGCGGCAACTTCATCGCCTTAATTGCTAATTTGCCTGCAATTGGCGACGCGATCGCCCTTTCCCGTCAGATCCGAAAAACCGATTTACCCTGCGAGTGGTTGAGCGTCCCCGGGCGCGGTTTTCTCGTTCCCGATACCCGCCGCAGCGACCACGCCCCCTTTTGGGACCGGGGATATCGCGCTGTGATGGTGACCGACACCGCCAATTTGAGAAATCCCCACTACCATCAACCCAGCGACACGATCGCCAACCTTAATTTCGACTTTTTAGCGCAAGTTTGTCACGGATTAACGTGCAGCTTGCAGAACTTATAA
- a CDS encoding PhzF family phenazine biosynthesis protein, protein MMSLNFYIVDVFAEEKYSGNQLAVLTVANSLTDEEMQRIAREVNYSETTFILCDRPNNGGYDVRIFTPKKELPFAGHPTLGTAFILQQEMIRNPVETVNLNLKVGQIPVQFSYREGKPDVLWMRQNAPTFHRQLSIEAIAPALGLAIEDFDPRFPVQEVSTGIPFWIAPLASLDALKRAKIDLDRYSDVVASSDAREILLFAPEAYQKDSDLSARMFAPLLGVPEDPATGSANGCLAAYLVQNQYFGTEAIDVRVDQGYEIDRPSLLLLNARKTSEAISVHVGGRVVAIARGTWG, encoded by the coding sequence ATGATGTCCCTAAATTTTTACATTGTCGATGTTTTTGCAGAAGAAAAATATAGCGGCAATCAACTGGCGGTCTTGACCGTTGCCAACTCTCTCACCGACGAAGAAATGCAGCGCATCGCCCGAGAGGTCAATTATTCAGAAACCACGTTTATTCTCTGCGATCGCCCTAACAATGGCGGCTACGATGTCCGGATTTTTACCCCGAAAAAAGAATTACCGTTCGCCGGACATCCGACTTTGGGAACGGCTTTCATTCTTCAGCAAGAAATGATTCGCAACCCCGTGGAGACGGTGAATTTGAATTTAAAAGTCGGCCAAATTCCCGTCCAATTTTCTTATCGAGAAGGGAAACCGGACGTCTTGTGGATGCGACAAAATGCGCCCACGTTTCACCGTCAGTTATCGATTGAGGCGATCGCCCCCGCCTTGGGATTGGCGATCGAAGATTTTGATCCCCGCTTTCCCGTTCAAGAAGTCTCCACCGGGATTCCCTTTTGGATCGCCCCGCTCGCCAGCCTCGACGCCCTCAAACGCGCTAAAATCGATCTCGACCGCTATAGCGACGTCGTCGCCAGCAGCGACGCTCGCGAAATTTTGCTGTTCGCGCCGGAAGCCTACCAAAAGGACAGCGATTTAAGCGCGCGGATGTTCGCCCCCTTGTTGGGTGTTCCCGAAGATCCGGCAACGGGCAGCGCTAACGGCTGTCTGGCGGCGTATTTAGTCCAAAATCAGTATTTTGGGACAGAGGCGATCGACGTGCGCGTGGATCAAGGCTACGAAATCGATCGCCCCTCCCTGCTGCTGTTGAACGCCCGTAAAACATCGGAGGCGATCTCGGTACATGTCGGCGGTCGGGTCGTGGCGATCGCCCGAGGAACGTGGGGATAA
- a CDS encoding DUF4332 domain-containing protein — protein MASPSNPTPSLKLLDWPIEQLPGLSRENQQNLHHCGIATTQTLIRKTRTDRQQQQIANQLKIAVRDVQKWGIMAQLACLPSVGSRYCGLLLHAGVSSIAQLATLPAARVHQQVLRIQVATMQRRDLCPPVDEVARWIQEAQMLVNAQQKARGER, from the coding sequence ATGGCTTCCCCGTCCAACCCGACCCCATCGCTCAAACTGCTCGACTGGCCGATCGAGCAACTACCGGGACTGAGTCGCGAAAATCAACAAAACCTTCACCACTGCGGCATCGCGACGACCCAAACCTTAATCCGCAAAACCCGCACCGACCGACAACAACAGCAGATCGCCAACCAACTGAAAATTGCGGTTCGCGACGTTCAGAAATGGGGAATTATGGCGCAATTAGCGTGTTTGCCCAGTGTGGGGTCTCGATACTGCGGCTTGTTACTTCATGCTGGCGTCAGCTCGATCGCGCAGCTTGCCACACTCCCCGCCGCCCGGGTTCACCAACAAGTGTTGCGGATACAAGTGGCGACCATGCAAAGGCGAGATCTGTGCCCTCCCGTAGACGAAGTAGCACGCTGGATCCAAGAAGCCCAAATGCTCGTCAACGCCCAGCAAAAAGCCCGGGGCGAACGCTAA
- a CDS encoding Caspase domain-containing protein — MRSLSIFQPLCCAFLSALLGGTHVTPTVLLTHSSSVRSTAPTCQNRSHHSPEFLVVGGGSNPYSNEIALEKNVLYFQRTLETLGYSRSRTTSFFANGDDGQATIRYLDETGNYQLKAPEIPDLAGASTLDNLSEWFSQYSSQDGDRSFFFYFTGHGLPQTFLLWGQDELSVGQFVDFLDRLPPKTTIVTMMAQCYSGSFADAIYEGGDRARPVALQTRCGFFATVGTRPSVGCTPEVNEADYKDYSSSFFAGLSGIDRTGNPVASADYNGDGRVSYAEAHAFAKVDEETMDWPVSTSEVWLQERASQADKDGFLNQAIASFLPKARPEQRYVVRELSAKFNLDLNRSYLDNLDQLDPAEINSDVQEAYLMRLGMELINIGMADRIRHSNDAESIRIFNQLIECESSFLKS, encoded by the coding sequence ATGCGAAGCCTGTCTATTTTTCAGCCTCTTTGTTGTGCCTTTTTATCAGCCTTACTCGGAGGAACTCACGTTACGCCCACTGTTTTATTAACCCACTCTTCCTCTGTCCGTTCGACGGCGCCCACTTGTCAAAATCGCAGCCACCATTCCCCCGAGTTTTTAGTCGTCGGTGGCGGGAGTAATCCCTATTCCAACGAAATCGCTTTAGAAAAAAATGTTCTCTACTTTCAACGGACCTTAGAAACCCTCGGTTATTCGCGATCGCGAACGACCAGTTTTTTCGCCAACGGAGATGACGGACAAGCGACTATCCGCTATCTCGACGAAACTGGAAACTATCAGCTTAAAGCCCCAGAAATCCCCGATCTCGCCGGAGCATCCACCTTAGACAATTTAAGCGAGTGGTTCTCACAATACTCCTCCCAAGACGGCGATCGCTCCTTCTTTTTCTACTTCACCGGACACGGTTTACCCCAAACCTTCCTCTTGTGGGGACAAGACGAACTCAGCGTCGGACAGTTTGTCGATTTTCTAGACCGACTTCCCCCAAAAACCACGATCGTCACGATGATGGCACAATGTTACTCCGGCTCCTTTGCCGATGCGATCTACGAAGGCGGCGATCGCGCGCGGCCCGTCGCCTTGCAAACGCGCTGTGGCTTCTTCGCCACCGTCGGAACGCGCCCGTCCGTCGGCTGTACCCCAGAAGTGAACGAAGCGGACTATAAAGATTACAGTTCCAGCTTTTTCGCCGGATTGAGCGGGATCGATCGCACCGGAAACCCGGTGGCGTCCGCCGACTATAACGGAGACGGACGAGTTTCTTACGCCGAAGCGCACGCCTTCGCCAAAGTAGACGAAGAAACGATGGACTGGCCCGTTTCCACCTCGGAAGTTTGGTTACAAGAACGCGCCTCTCAAGCGGATAAAGACGGATTTTTAAATCAGGCGATCGCCTCTTTTTTACCGAAAGCTCGTCCCGAACAGCGCTATGTCGTTCGCGAATTGAGCGCAAAGTTTAATTTAGATTTGAATCGGTCTTATTTAGACAATTTAGACCAGTTAGACCCGGCAGAAATTAACTCCGATGTCCAAGAAGCTTATTTAATGCGGTTGGGAATGGAGTTAATTAATATTGGCATGGCCGATCGCATCCGCCATTCAAACGATGCAGAATCGATCCGCATTTTCAATCAGTTGATTGAATGTGAATCGAGTTTTCTGAAATCTTAA
- a CDS encoding TetR/AcrR family transcriptional regulator, which produces MRILSQSQPAETQTRTRILEAAGRLFAKRGYNGTTTRDLAREAKVAEGTLFRHFANKKAILVELATQGWVEILTDLLTELSEMGSYKAVAQVMRRRMLNLHKNADMMRVCFLEAQFHPELRDRIQEEVIEKMTDVAEAFFETAMERGIYRRMNPKLVAQIFLGMFAIAGFSKTTMLGENASEKDMQEMAEGLADIFLNGVLAKPEGVE; this is translated from the coding sequence ATGAGAATTCTCAGTCAGTCACAACCTGCCGAAACCCAAACGCGCACGCGGATTTTAGAAGCCGCCGGACGCTTGTTTGCCAAACGAGGCTACAACGGGACGACCACCCGGGATCTCGCCCGAGAGGCTAAGGTCGCCGAAGGAACTCTATTTCGTCATTTTGCCAATAAAAAAGCAATTTTGGTAGAGTTGGCTACCCAAGGCTGGGTAGAAATTCTGACCGACTTGCTGACGGAATTGAGCGAAATGGGCAGTTACAAAGCGGTGGCCCAAGTGATGCGGCGGCGGATGTTAAATCTGCACAAAAATGCGGATATGATGCGGGTGTGCTTTTTAGAAGCTCAGTTTCATCCGGAGTTGCGCGATCGCATCCAAGAGGAGGTGATCGAGAAAATGACGGATGTAGCGGAAGCGTTTTTTGAAACGGCGATGGAACGCGGTATTTACCGCCGCATGAATCCGAAATTAGTGGCGCAGATCTTTTTAGGAATGTTCGCGATCGCCGGGTTTAGCAAAACCACGATGCTCGGCGAAAATGCCAGCGAAAAAGACATGCAGGAAATGGCCGAAGGGTTGGCCGATATTTTCCTCAATGGCGTTTTAGCCAAGCCGGAAGGGGTCGAGTGA
- a CDS encoding Uma2 family endonuclease has translation MIAVTSHDGYITPEEYLELERQSEIKHEYIDGQIYAMAGTTKAHNAISINLAMLFREKLRNSTCQTFMADVKVNVTEKKGVFYPDLVVTCNDDEDMNSYEVKFPKLIVEVLSPSTEQFDRGKKFRYYRTIPSLQEYILVGCQEYLVEVFRRMENNLWILQTYEGLEAIARVESLAIDTPLSEIYGTLDFTKTEPKEEGSDPDR, from the coding sequence ATGATTGCCGTAACATCCCATGACGGTTACATCACTCCCGAAGAATACCTCGAACTCGAACGCCAAAGCGAGATCAAACACGAATACATTGACGGCCAAATTTACGCAATGGCGGGAACAACGAAAGCACACAACGCCATTAGCATCAACTTGGCTATGCTGTTTCGCGAAAAATTACGCAATTCTACCTGTCAAACTTTTATGGCAGATGTGAAAGTCAATGTCACCGAAAAAAAAGGGGTTTTCTACCCCGATCTTGTGGTGACTTGTAATGATGACGAAGATATGAATAGCTATGAGGTCAAATTTCCTAAGCTGATTGTTGAAGTCCTTTCGCCATCGACGGAACAGTTCGATCGCGGTAAAAAGTTTCGCTATTATCGCACGATTCCCAGTTTACAAGAATATATTTTAGTCGGTTGTCAAGAATATTTAGTCGAGGTTTTTCGGCGGATGGAAAATAATTTATGGATTTTACAAACTTATGAAGGATTGGAGGCGATCGCCCGTGTTGAAAGTTTGGCGATCGATACTCCTTTATCAGAAATTTATGGAACTCTCGATTTCACGAAAACTGAACCGAAAGAAGAAGGGAGCGACCCCGATCGTTAA
- a CDS encoding aminopeptidase P family protein — translation MQILPSLSTLAPTLRQRREKLAQRVDFPAILWSGQPSPRNFPKNLYPFRASSHFIYFAGIQLPDAAIALDRGQLHLFADEAPPSNTLWHGETPSRSEIAAAIGADAHYPKTELRSRLAEAATLPASDRLTQLEQADFLGRSVVPVADLPPEHRDRQLAEAIVSLRLIHDLSAIADLRQAAACTVEAHYAGMHATAHATTEAKVRAAMEGAILARNFTCAYNSIVTVRGEILHNESYANPLNSDDLILADVGAETPTGWAADVTRTWPVSGRFSATQRDLYELVRLAHDACIAKIAPGVEYREVHLLAAEIIAEGLVNLGILRGKPEDLVAMDAHALFFPHGVGHLLGLDVHDLEDLGDLAGYATGRVRSDRFGLGYLRLDRPLQPGMLVTVEPGFYQVPAILNDPERRSRYGEVVNWDRLSRFQDVRGIRIEDDVLITENGSEILTDALPVEAAAIEQIVRQ, via the coding sequence ATGCAAATTTTGCCATCTCTTTCTACTCTCGCCCCTACGTTGCGCCAACGACGGGAAAAATTGGCGCAACGGGTTGATTTTCCCGCGATCTTGTGGTCCGGTCAGCCGAGTCCGCGCAATTTTCCCAAGAATTTATATCCCTTTCGCGCCAGCAGCCATTTTATCTATTTTGCTGGGATTCAGTTGCCAGATGCGGCGATCGCCCTCGATCGCGGCCAACTGCACCTGTTTGCCGACGAGGCGCCCCCGTCGAATACCCTCTGGCACGGGGAAACTCCCAGCCGCAGCGAAATCGCCGCAGCCATCGGCGCCGACGCTCACTATCCGAAAACGGAATTGCGATCGCGCCTCGCCGAAGCGGCGACCCTTCCCGCATCGGACCGACTCACCCAACTCGAACAAGCCGATTTCCTGGGACGGTCCGTGGTGCCCGTCGCCGATTTACCGCCAGAACACCGCGATCGCCAACTCGCCGAGGCGATCGTCAGCTTGCGCCTGATTCACGACCTCAGCGCGATCGCCGATTTGCGCCAAGCTGCCGCCTGTACCGTAGAAGCGCACTACGCCGGAATGCACGCTACGGCCCACGCCACCACGGAAGCGAAAGTTAGGGCCGCCATGGAAGGGGCGATCTTGGCTCGGAACTTTACCTGCGCCTACAACAGTATCGTCACCGTTCGCGGCGAAATTCTCCACAACGAAAGTTACGCCAACCCCCTCAATTCCGACGACCTCATCCTCGCCGATGTCGGTGCCGAAACCCCCACAGGATGGGCGGCGGACGTGACCCGCACCTGGCCCGTATCCGGGCGCTTTTCGGCCACCCAGCGCGACTTGTACGAACTCGTGCGCCTCGCTCACGATGCTTGCATCGCGAAAATCGCTCCCGGGGTCGAATATCGCGAGGTTCACCTGCTCGCTGCGGAAATTATCGCCGAAGGATTGGTCAATTTGGGGATTTTGCGGGGTAAACCGGAAGATTTGGTAGCCATGGATGCCCACGCTTTATTTTTCCCCCACGGGGTCGGCCATTTGCTCGGTTTGGACGTTCACGATCTGGAAGATTTAGGCGATTTGGCAGGTTACGCCACCGGACGAGTCCGCAGCGATCGCTTCGGATTGGGCTACTTGCGTCTCGACCGTCCCCTGCAACCGGGAATGTTGGTGACTGTCGAACCGGGGTTCTATCAGGTTCCGGCGATCTTGAACGATCCCGAACGGCGATCGCGCTATGGCGAAGTGGTCAACTGGGATCGGCTCTCCCGGTTTCAAGACGTGCGCGGGATTCGGATCGAAGATGACGTTTTAATTACTGAAAACGGTTCGGAAATCTTGACCGATGCCCTTCCTGTAGAAGCGGCGGCGATCGAGCAAATTGTCCGTCAGTGA